A section of the Ammospiza nelsoni isolate bAmmNel1 chromosome W, bAmmNel1.pri, whole genome shotgun sequence genome encodes:
- the LOC132086173 gene encoding uncharacterized protein LOC132086173 isoform X1, which translates to MECSPSPPSLSPGGWERPLKPAPASQTPPSETGAAPVSEVSSTALLEPSLQEIPSPPLQEVPPAVSPASLPPPEPVSEKAEETALPSIDLLLSNGDAPLSLPAPLLPVCTATATATAPPQRTPESAAENGVEPAGPSKQPAADPTLSAVPPPVPAPSPVPAPSPLLPPDVPAAALEAGLSFSGAGAARQLTVVAVRLPAFKLGGLGGGFSGIVPWRPPPLLCPSGEGEGAPESFAFGPQPSGGGAVMLWETNIPRPEMKILGAASISLLLACLSGLGERKRLTARAAIVLAAKFRPAGMRSLPYGFGLGCWAQEIPGPGPLRGLLTFLGILVCPTGPGPPV; encoded by the coding sequence atggagtgttctccttcccccccttctctctctccggggggatgggagcggccgctcaagccagcgccggcctctcagactccgccttcagaaacgggggcggcaccggtctccgaggtttcctccacagccctgctagagccgtcactccaggagatcccgtctccgcctctccaggaggtcccgcccgcggtttcaccggcctccctgcccccgccagagcctgtgtcggagaaggccgaagagacagcacttccgtcgattgacctgttgctaagcaacggcGACGCTCCgctgtctctcccagctccGCTGCTGCCGGTTTGCACTGCGACGGCGACTGCGACTGCGCCTCCGCAGAGGACCCcggagtcagcagcagaaaacggagttgaacctgcgggaccctcgaagcagcccgcggctgatcccacgctcagcgcggttccccccccggttccggctccctccccggttccggctccgtccccgctgcttccaccggacgtcccagcagccgccctggaggctggtctctccttcagtggagcaggggctgcccgccagctcactgttgtggcagtccggctgccggctttcaagctcggcggtttggggggtggtttttcggggattgtcccatggaggccgccgcctctcttgtgccctagcggcgagggggagggggctcccgaaagttttgcctttggtccccagcccagtgggggtggtgccgtgatgctgtgggaaacaaacattcccagacccgagatgaagattctcggggcagcttctatttccctgctgctggcatgcctcagtggtttaggggaaaggaagcgtctcactgcccgtgctgccattgtgctagCAGCAAAGTTCAGGCCTGCCGGAATGCGCAGCCTTccttatgggtttggcctgggatgctgggctcaggaaattcctgggccgggcccactgCGAGGCCTCTTGAcgtttttggggattctggtttgtcctactggtccgggtccccctgtgtga